Proteins from one Rosa chinensis cultivar Old Blush chromosome 7, RchiOBHm-V2, whole genome shotgun sequence genomic window:
- the LOC112177039 gene encoding F-box/kelch-repeat protein At1g22040, producing MGAILSLNNCRTRESGPHGVSQSETRKRQRLSSCLYEENPRLIPSLPDEISIQILARIPRIHYLKLKMVSRTWKTTVMTAEIFNLRKELGTTEEWLYVLTKVESDKLIWYALDPLAAKWQRLPPMPSVCPEDESRRALTARRMWKMVGSSIRLADVIMGWLGRKDALDRMPFCGCAVGAVDGCLYVLGGFSRATALSCAWRYNPVINSWSESTPMSMGRAYCKTGILNNKLYVVGGVTRGRGGLAPLQSAEVFDPKTGIWSQIPSMPFAKAQVLPTAFLADLLKPIATGMTSYKGRLFVPQSLYCWPFFVDVGGEVYDPEVNSWGDMPTGMGEGWPARQAGTKMSVTVDGELYALDPSSSLDNAKIKLYDYQDDAWNVVAEDVPIRDFTESESPYLLAGFLGKLHVITKDANNNVAVLQAYVPNRHASTSAASSSSPDDASEISEPQAESEVDLWKVIATRGARTAELVSCLVLDL from the coding sequence ATGGGGGCTATATTGAGTTTGAACAATTGTAGGACTAGGGAGAGTGGACCTCATGGGGTTTCACAGAGTGAAACACGCAAGAGGCAGAGGTTGTCTTCATGCCTTTATGAGGAAAACCCGAGATTGATTCCCAGTCTTCCTGACGAGATATCTATTCAGATTCTTGCCAGAATACCTAGGATCCACTATTTGAAATTGAAGATGGTGTCACGTACATGGAAAACCACCGTTATGACCGCCGAAATTTTCAATTTGAGAAAAGAACTAGGAACAACAGAGGAATGGCTCTATGTATTAACAAAGGTTGAAAGTGATAAGCTCATATGGTATGCTCTGGACCCTCTGGCAGCAAAATGGCAAAGGTTGCCACCAATGCCTAGTGTTTGTCCTGAAGATGAATCTAGGAGGGCTTTAACTGCTCGTAGAATGTGGAAAATGGTAGGTTCAAGTATCAGACTTGCGGATGTCATCATGGGCTGGCTTGGTCGGAAGGATGCACTGGATCGAATGCCTTTTTGTGGTTGTGCCGTTGGTGCTGTTGATGGCTGCCTCTATGTCCTAGGTGGATTTTCAAGGGCTACAGCCCTATCATGTGCCTGGCGGTATAATCCAGTTATAAACTCTTGGAGTGAATCAACTCCAATGTCAATGGGTAGAGCGTATTGTAAGACAGGCATTTTAAACAATAAACTTTATGTTGTTGGAGGGGTTACTAGAGGACGTGGTGGATTGGCCCCTCTTCAATCAGCTGAAGTATTTGATCCAAAAACAGGTATATGGTCCCAAATACCAAGCATGCCCTTTGCCAAAGCTCAGGTGTTACCAACTGCATTTTTGGCTGATCTGCTCAAGCCTATTGCTACCGGGATGACTTCATACAAGGGGAGATTGTTTGTTCCACAAAGTTTATACTGCTGGCCGTTTTTTGTTGATGTTGGAGGTGAGGTTTATGATCCAGAGGTGAATTCATGGGGTGATATGCCAACTGGCATGGGGGAGGGTTGGCCTGCAAGGCAAGCAGGGACGAAAATGAGTGTCACAGTCGATGGTGAATTGTATGCACTGGATCCATCTAGTTCTCTTGACAATGCCAAGATCAAGTTATATGATTACCAAGATGATGCTTGGAATGTTGTTGCAGAAGATGTTCCAATTCGGGACTTTACTGAATCAGAGTCTCCCTATTTACTTGCTGGTTTCCTTGGGAAGCTTCATGTGATCACGAAGGATGCCAATAACAATGTTGCAGTTCTGCAGGCTTATGTGCCGAACCGTCATGCTTCCACCTCAGCAGCTTCATCCTCATCACCAGATGATGCCTCTGAAATTTCTGAACCACAAGCAGAGTCAGAAGTAGATCTTTGGAAGGTAATTGCCACAAGGGGTGCACGGACTGCTGAACTGGTTAGCTGTCTCGTCCTTGATCTGTGA